From the genome of Synergistales bacterium:
TTGTTCACCGCCCCCATGGTCTGCATGTTATGTATGCGGATCTTCAGGCTGGTTGTGAAGTGCGCCTGAAGTTTTTTCTTCACGGCATCGGCGTCCCGCTGCTCCAGGGACTCGACGATTGCCAGGTGATCTTCCAGGCTCCGTTTCATTTTTTCCTCGGGCCACACGTGATCGGAACGCCAGTACTGGATTTTCATGAGTGACAGCAGTTCCCTGAGAAATCGCACCATTACCTCATTGTTGGTGGCCTCAGCAAGAGCGACATGGAAGTCGTTGTCGTAGCTGTGGTAATTTTTGATATCCCGCTCTTCTGCGCTTTTCCTGAGTGATTCATAGATCCCCCGGACCCTCCGGAGCGCCTCGTCATCGGCCCTGCGCACGGCAACCTCGGCAATTACAGGCTCCAGCATGATCCGGGCAAAGAAGGCCTGAAAGCTGCCATTGTTCCCTTCGATTTCTTCCAGCATCTGGAGCAGCTCGTTGTTGACCTCAACGGTTTCACTCTGCTGCCCAAGGAGATTCTTCTCCTTCACGTACGTCCCGTCACCGGCCCTCCGCTCGATCACATCCATGAGCTCCAGTGCGCTTAACGCTTCCCGGACGGCTGTCCGGCTTACACCGGTCTGCTCAATGATGGACATCTCGCTTGGCAGCTTGTCGCCTGTCCTCAATTCGCCCCGCTCAATGGCCTCAAGGATCTGCTTGGCCACGAAGGATGTCTTTTTTTCCTTGGTCATACGCTCAAACACGACGATCCCCACCCGACGCAAATGACATTTGTATGACATATTATAGATGACCGATTTCAGAGCGTCAAGCTTGAGGTCAACAGGGCTCTGCACCTTGATTGCATAGAGCTACTAAGGTAAACCAGGGAGGACAGAAAGGACGGAACGTAATGCGGGAAGAGTGACAGGAAGACAACAGGAGAGGGCAGAATATTATACAACCAGGGCAGTCACACTGCAATCTGCCCAATTGCCGTAAACACAAAAATTAGAGGCTTTTTGTTAGATAATTTATGGTTTATTGCACTTCACTGCAAGCTAGAACTTGAAAAAAGGGGAGAGAGGTCTGATGCCGACTTCCACCATGCTCCCTCCGGCCTACAGAGTAAAACCAACGGCCTGATACGCAATAACGCCTCCCGCAATTCTCCCGGTGGCTTTCACCGTGGACACCACTGCGGGAGGCGCCCGTCGTTGCATCCTGCATGCAATACCAGGCCCGGAGTTCTTGGGTTGGCCTACAGCGACGGCCGCCAGTTGACGGCGAGGATGCGGGGGCTGCCGCCGGGGCGGAGGATGGTGACGCCGCCGTAGTCGAAGGTGAATGCGAAGAGCTGCCGCCAGGGGAGCTCCAGCAGATGCCGGAAGAGCACCCGCAGGACACCGGCGTGGGTGACGCAGCAGAGGGTCGTCGCTCCGGTGACGGCAAAGGCCTCCTCGATGGCGGGGGCGACCCGCCGCTGGAGATCCTCGAAACTCTCGCCCCCAGGCGGGTGGTGGGTGGCAAGCTCGCGGCCCCGTCGGTCGAACTCATCGGGGGCTTCGGCTTGGATCTCGCCGAAGCTCCGGCCCTCCCATTCGCCCAGGGAGATCTCCTGCAGCCCCGGAACGGTACGCCTTGCAAGGGAACGCCTGCGGCAGGCGGCGATGATCTCACCGGTTTCGTCGGCCCTGACGAGGCCGCTGGTGACCAGGGCGTCGAAGGGGATCCCCGCGAGGGCCCGGCCGGTCGCGGCGGCCTGGTTGCGGCCCTCTTCCGAGAGGGGGACGTCCTTCCGGCCGAGGTAGATCTTTGTTCCCCCGGGGATAACGGGACGGCCGTGGCGAACGAGATAGAGCAGACGGTCATCCACTGACGGCCACCACATTCTGCGCCAGATCGCCCAGGGAGAGGCCGGTGCAGCGCCCCCACGCCTCGCGCACCTCCATGGCTTTCCCCATACGTCGGGCCACAGCGGTCTGGGCCTCGGCATTGCCGGCGAACTGCGCCTCTTTGGTTCTGGTACGCTCCTCCAGGGGGACATACTCCTCACCGCTCACCGTCTTGTCGGCCAGATAGAGCAGCTCCCGCTCGCCCGGCGGATCCAGGATAACGGGATCGGGCAGATCCATATGGTCGGCGACGATCCCCGCCAGTTTGGGGAATCCCTGTCGCGTGAGCAAGTCGGCGGCCGCCTCGCCGTGACGGCGCTCTCCCTTGGCCAGGTCGTGGAGACGGGCAGCCGCGCCGAGGTAGACCCGGTCCACGGGGTAGCCCTTCCCTTCAAGCGCAGCGGCCAGGGCGTCGGCCAGCGCGGCCACGGCTTCACTGTGGCGCCGCACCGCCTCCGCCGTTCCGGCGATCTCGAAAAGGGCCTCCTCCTCTTCCGGCGTAGGCAGTTCCCGGCCGGCGATGGCGGCCAGCTCTTCGTATTCCTCTGGGCGGTTCATCCCCACGTGGACCCCCACGTCGGCCACATCGACCACCACAGTGCTGTCGTGGTAGTTCCGCAGAAGCCCGCGCAGACCGTCGTGGCCGTCCCACTCCAGGATGGGACCCACCAGCCGCCGGGAGATCCAGGGCGGGTGCCCCCGAACACTGCGGAAACGCGGGGAGACCACGTCGCAGTCACCCTGGGCGGCCCGCTCCATCACCAGACGGTAGCTGCTGCTCCGCGCCAGCGGCGTGTCCGAGGGCAGCAGCAGAAACCCCTCCACATCCTCGGGGAGTGCGGCGACCCCGGTCTGGACGGAGGAAAACATCCCCTCGGGATAGCGTTCGTTGTATGCCGCGGCGCAGCCCAGGCGTTCCGCCACGGGTTCCACCGCTTCGCGCCAGTGGCCGGTGACGACAATGGTGTGGCTGACGCCGGCGGCCTCCAGCCGACGCTGGGCGAACTCCAGGGCGGGGAGACCGGCCAGCGGCAGGAGGGACTTGCAGCGCCCCATGCGGGAGGCGTAGCCGGCGGCGAGGATCACGGCTGCTGTCTTCATCTGCTCACGCTCCTTCGTCCTCTATTTTCGCACATTCCCGGCAGAGGCCGTAGACCACCAGCTGCTTGCCGCGGACCCTGGCCCCCCTGGGAACCTCCACGTAGGGCAGCGACTGGCTGGTGAGGCACTCCATCCTGCCGCAGCCTGTGCAGAGAAAGTGGGGATGGTCGCCGGGGCAGCCCTTCTGAGAGGGTCGGTGGGCACAGAAGTGCCAGGCGCCGTCCATGCCCTGCACCTGGTGGACCAGGCCGGCCTCTTCCAGGGCGTAGAGGGTGCGGTAGAGGGTGACCTTGTCCATCTCCTCCATGCCGGGACAGGCACGGATCTGGGGGTTGGTCAGCGGCCGCCCGGCCCGGTAGAGCACGCGGAGCACCGCTTCGCGGGCCTCGGTGGGCCGGAGGCCGAAACGCTTCAGGATCGCGGTCTCCATGGCAGATCAGGAGCGGGCGGCGAAGCTGCAGGCCGGGTAGATGCAGGCGCTACAGCGGCGGCAGAGCCCCCCGACACCCCAGCGGCGCACGTCGGCCTCGTTGGGACGTCGTCCGGCGAAGAGCTGGTCCAGCAGGAGGTCCAGGGTGGTCCGTTCGTCGTGGACCACACAGGCCGGCGCCCCCACCACGGCGGTCTGTCCCGCGGTACCAAGCATCAGCATGGAGCCCGGCAGCGACGGCACCCCCTGGAAGGCGATGTCGCTGCAGACACTCCGGATGGCGCCGGGTGTCCTGTCGTTCACGTCCACGCTCATGCCGCCTGTGCAGACCACCAGCTCGGCCCCCGTCGCGACGAAACCCCGGATGGCGTCGGCCACGGCGGCTTCGTCGTCGGTGACGATCTCCCGGCCCAGGAGCCGGGCGCCCTAGTAGTCAAGCTTGCGCTCCAGCCTGGGGCGGAAGGCGTCTTCCACCCGGCCCTCGGCGAGCTCCCGGCCGGTGGTGACCAGGCCCGTTTTGAGGGGCAGGAAGGGCTGCACGCCGATGGGCTCCGCCAGGGCCTCGGCGGCGGCGACGTGCTCCTCGGTGGTCCAGAGCGGCCGGATACGGAAGGAGGCCACCACCTCACCCTGTTCGACGGGGATATGGGGCGGCAGGGTGGCCACGATCCATTCGCTGTCGGCGTTGATGGCGTGGACCATCTCGGCGTCGAACGCAAGAAGACCGCGGTGCTCCGCACGGAGGGAGCATTTCCCCTCGCCGGGACCCTCGCAGTCCACGCCGACGCCGGTGAGCCCGGCGGCCAGACGGAGGGCGGCGTCGTCCTCGTGGACCTCCCCTTCGTCCAGATGGAGGATGGCGAGGTGCTCCCTGCCCATGGAGCGCAGGGTCTCCAGATCCTCTTCTTTCACCACGTAGCCCTTTTTGAACCGGGGGCCCTTGTAGTGGGTCGCCGGGATAACCTGGGTGAGGTCGTGGGCCAGCGGATGCCCCACGGCCTCCTCCAGCGCCAGGATCTCCTGTTTCGATTGTACCTTCTGGAGGGTCTCACTCATGATCGCCTTCGTCTCCCTTCGCTGGTTCTCGCCAGACAACACACGACCCGCGTGCCGCCGCAAACGCGCATCCTTCTTCTATCCCCTCGCTGCAAGGGGCAACGGCTGGAGATGACCCGCTCCACCGTCACGCCACCTGCCGCAGGTGCTCATTGTCGCCTGGCATGGACGGTTTCCGCAGGCCTCCCCATGCCACCGCCCTCCTCCGTATCTTCCTGTCCGCTTCCTCCAAGGTCATCACGGGCACTCCCCCGCCGGTCCAGCACGGTGACATCCCGGCAGCGGAAGGCCATGAGCACCCGAGCTCCCTCGCCGGTTTCCATGTTCCGGTAGGAGTTGCCCGGGTATTCCACGTGCCAGTGGATCCCGGCCCCTTCCACGGTCAGCCGGACGGTGCTGCCCATGTCGAGGCGCTCCACCACAGTGCCTTCCACCACGTTGGGCGCCAGCGTGGGGTCCACCTGCACGCCGGGGTAGAGCAGCTTGATGTCGTGGGGCGCGATGAAGGCCAGTCGCTCCCCACGCTCGCGCACCGCCGGAGCGAGACGGAAGGCGCGGTCCTTCCAGCGCAGCGCCGGGCCGCCGGGGGTGTCGATAACCTCGCCCTCCAGCAGATTGCCCCACTGCAAAGCCTGCCAGACTGTGTCCTGGGCCTCGCCCCGCCAGAGCGATTCGACAGGCAGCGATCCCGAGAGTGTGCCCTCCCGGAGAAAGAAGATCCGGTCCCCCAGGGCGCAGACATCCTCGATCTGATGGGTCACGTAGAGCATGGGCACCCCCGTCTCCCGGTGGAGCTCCTTGAGGGTGCGCCGCAGACTCCGCCGCAGCGGTCCGTCCAGGGCGCTGAAGGGCTCGTCCAGTAGAAGGAGCGCCGGTTCGGCCGCCAGCGCCCGGGCCAGGGCCACTCTCTGCTGCTGCCCGCCGGAGAGCTCGCCTGGGTACCGGCCTTCCATCCCCTGGAGGTGGAGCCTGTGAAGCCAGCGATCCGCCTGTCCCAGCGCCGATGCGCGGCTGACGCCACGCAATCCGTAGGCCACGTTCTGTCGGGCCGTCATGTGCGGGAAGAGCGCCAGCTCCTGGAAGACCAGCCCGATCCCCCGCCGCGACGGGTGGAGTGCCACGCCTCCATCGCTGTCGTGGAGCGTCGCGCCGCCGAGGACCACCCTGCCGCGTCTGGGCCTGCCCAGACCGGCGAGCAGTCGAAGGGTCAGACTCTTGCCGGATCCGCTGGGGCCGAAGAGGATGCCGATCTCCCGGTCCATGGCGAGATCCACAGCGAGACGGAACCCGCCGAGTTCGTGGTAGAGCGAGGCCTCAAGCCAGCTGTCTGCCATAGCCGCCTCCTTCCAGGGAACGCACCAGCGCCAGCGCCGCCACGGCGGCCACCGTCAAAACCAGCGCCGCCAGGTTGGCGGCGGCGAACTCCAGCGCCTCCACCTGGCTGAAGATATAGAGCGGCAGCGTCTGGGTCCGCCCCGGGATGTTGCCCGCCAGCATGAGGGTGACGCCGAAATCCCCCAGCGCCCGGGCCGAGGCCAGCGCCACGCCGGCGGCCAGTGAGCGGCGGCTGAGACGGAGGGTCACCTTCCGGAAGACGGCGAACTCGCCGTCGCCCAGGGTACGGGCGGCGCCCCCCACCTCGCCGGGCACAGCAGCGAAACCGACGCGGGCGCTCTGGACCATCAGCGGCAGCGAGGGCACCAGTGCGGCCAGTGCGGCCGCCGGAAAGGAGAAGACAAAGCCCAGCTCCTGCAAAAGCGGCAGATGCCCGAAGAGCATCAGCAGGTAGAGCCCCAGCACGGCCGGGGGGAGCGCCACGGGGAGCAGCACCAGAAAGGAGAGCAGTCTGCGCCCCGGGAACTCCCGCTTGGCCAGCACCCAGCCGATGGCCGTCCCGAGAACCAGCAGCAGCGGCACGTCAACGGCGAGCACCTTGAGGCTCACCAGCAGGGCGGAGGTCATCAGCGCTCCAGCGGGAGCAGGCCCATTGACCGCCAGGTGGCGTCTTCTGCGGGTTGCCGGCAGAATTCCCAGAAGGCCCTGGCGCTGGGTCCCGCATCCGGAGCCAGGCCGCCAACCTGTGGTGTGGTCATCCCCTCAAGCACCAGCATGGCGCCCCCCACCTTCTGTGCTGCGCTCCGGGGCACAAAGGCCAGATCGGCGGCGCCGTGGCGCACGGCCATCACCGCCTGGGGCGCACCGCCGACAAAGGCGGTCCGCTCCGTATCACCGTACCGCACCCATTCGCCGCGCTCCTGAAGGTACTGCTTGGCCAGCAGGCCGTAGGCGGTGCTGTCGGGCTCCGGAATGGCCACCACGGCATCCGGCGCGGGAGGCCAGCTCGGCGGCGCTTCCCCCTCCGCCATGAGCACCAGCTGCCCCCGGGCGAAGGGGGCCACATCCACCAAGAGGCCCTGTTCCTCCATCCAGCCCGGCCAGCGGGGCTCCGAGAGCAGCACGATGTCGAAGGGAGCACCGGATTTCATCTGCCGGGCCAGCGCCCCGCAGGGGCCTTTGACCAGATCGAAGGGTTCGCCTCCCTGGTCAACGAAGTCGTCGATGACGGCCTCCACGGCCGGCGCGATCCCCGCCGCCACGGCCATGACCTCCGCATTGGCCTGCCGGACAGGAAACACCATCAATAGAAGAAAACAGAGAAGAGCGAGAGAAAACAGAGACAGTTTGTTCACGATATGTTCCTTTCCTGCACGAACTAACGGTCCACGCCGGACGCACAGACAGGAGGACGATGTGCGTCCGGGTGGAACCGTGAGGATGTCCGGCCTCTTTCGCACCACCGTACACCGTGCTGTAGCGCGAGACGGCCTGTCATGCCTATTCTGCAACCGGGTTGCAGTATACGCAACAACATCCCGACATGCAACCGAGTTGCACTGAGGGGAAAATGTTCGGGGCACGGCGACGCCGCGCCCCGAGGAGCCGGGGGACGACGGTCAGGGGCGCCCTCCGTCCTCCGCCACAGACTTGATGTCTTCCGCTTCAGCGACCTTTTCTGCATCGAAGGCACTCTTCAGCAAAGACAGAGGAACAGACAGCATGGCCAACAAACTGGTTTACCTGGCGCCTCTCTCCAACAAATGGACACACTCTTCTTCCAGGAGATCAAGTTTGTTTTGCACAACATCCCAGACAATCTCAACGTTGACCCCAAAGTATTCATGGGCCAACACGTTTCTGAATGCCTTGATTTTGCGCCATTCCACCTCTGTCCCCGATCCGTCCGAAGGGGCAGGGACATGACGGGCCGCTTCTCCGATAACCTCAAGATTTCTGACCACCGCATCCTGGGTCTTCCTGTCAGCGGAAAAGCCCGACTGGTCCATTCCCTCTACATACGAACGAATCCGCTGTATGGCCTCCAGGATATCGTCAATATAGAGCAGGTAATCCCTAGGCATAGGCCACCTCGGATTCTATGATCGGTTTCAGTCGAGGTTTGACGGAATCCCGGAGCACGAGATCGACAGGGGAGCCGAAGATATCTTCAAGATAGAACTTCAGGTCCATATAGGCGTCGAAAGAGGGCCGCTCCAGCTCGACTAGAATGTCGATGTCGCTCTCCGGGCCGGCTGTCCCACGGAGCACCGACCCAAAGAGGCCTATCCGCCGTACGGAGAAGCGCTCCCGCAACTCCTGCTTATGTTCTTTGAGGTACAGCAATAGGACATCGGCGTTCTGCATCTCGACCTCCGCGTCATGGAGCATTCCAACCGCCTTCGGTACCATATGTATTGTACGCCCTACGGCTCTCCGACTCCACCTGCGGCAACTACGCCCCGGCGCTGCGGCGCTTGTCCACGCGGTAGCGGGCCATCTTCCCGTGGGGGTCGCCCTCGCAGGGGACAATACAGAGGAAGCTCCAGGGATCGTCGCCCAGATTGTCGTAGGCGTGGGGCGCGTGGGGCGGCACGTGGGCCCAGGAGTCCGCCGGGAGGTCCCGGGGTTCCCCGTCGATCACCACCTGGCCGTGGCCGTGCAGGGAGATGAGGTAGTGCGGCCAGTGGTGCCCGTGGGTGTCGATATGCGCCCTTGGGGGCAGGGTGAAGAAGCGCACCACGTAGTCCTCGAAGAAGCGGTCGGGGCCGAAGACGATACGTTTCTCCGTCCCCCCGCCCAGCGACTGGGAGTCCTTCAGCGGCAGATCGGCGATCCGTCCCGCCAGCTGCGGCTGTCCTTCTGCTTCCCTCGTCTTCTCGTCCATAAACCTTCCTCCCTTCCCTGTCAAAGCTCTCCGGCGGCGGGCTCCCGAAGGATGACGCCCACACCGGCGGCCCGGCGGCGCACCGCCGGGCCCGTTTCCTGTATCGATGCTACGCCTTGTTCTTCAGCGCCTCAAGCACGCGCTGCGGTGTGGCCGGGATGGTGCGCACCCTGGCGCCGCAGGCGTTGTAGATCCCGTTGAGCACTGCGGGGTGCGGCGCGGACATGGGCAGCTCGCCGGTGCCGGAAGCGCCGAAGGGCCCGAATTCCCTGGGGGTCTCCATGTGGATCAGCTTGATGTCGTCGGGGATGTCCTCGATGAAGGGCAACCCGCAGGTGATCAGGTTGGTGTACTTCTTGGGATCCAGGAAATCCTCGGTGAGGGCGAAGCCGATGCCCTGAGCGATGCCGCCGTAGAGCTGGCCCTCGACGACAGCAAAGTTGTTGATCTTGCCCACGTCGCTCACCAGGGTGAAGCGCTCCACACTGGTCTTGCCGGTGGTCACGTCCACGGCCACCTCGGCCATGAAGACCCCGTACATGTGGTTGGCGAAGGGATAGCCCTGGCCGGTCTCGTCGTCCATACCGGTGCAGTGCTGGACCTCGCCGTCGTTGTTGCGGATGGTGGCGGTCCATTCCCCGGTGTAGTAGGTGGGGATGCCCTCGGCGACCATCTCGTCGTAGGTGCGGTAGCCGCCGTCGTCCCTGCGCATGGCGTCCAGCAACTTGTTGCAGCTCTCGACGATGGCGTTGCCCACCATGTGCTGGCAACGGCTCGCCGCCGCCGCGCCGCTGTTGGGCGCCTTGGCGGTGTCGTTGCAGACCAGCTTGATCTGCCCGGGCTTGATGCCGATCTCCTTCAGCGCCTCGTGGGCGGTGCCCACGCAGCCCATGTCGGCGCCCTGGCCGTGGTCCTCCCAGGTGTTGTAGATGGTGACGCCTTCGGGCGTGAGTTCGATATCGCTCTGGGCGTTGTCGGGGCCGTCGTCGTTGGAGTTGTAGATCCCGATGGCAACCCCCACGCCGCGCTTCACCGTGTCGGTGGAGTTGGCTGCAGCGCGCTTTTTGGCCTGCTCGTAGAGCGGCCGGATCCTGCGGATCATGGTGGGCAGCGGATACACCTCAGGCCGCTGGCCGCTGGGCATGGTGTCCCCGGGCTGCATGATGTTCAGCTCGCGGAAGTCCAGCGGATCCATGCCGACCTTCCCGGCCAGTTCGTCCACGGCTACCTCCGAGGCCAGATAGGTCTGGGGCGCGCCGTAGGCCCGGAATGCCCCGCACCACTTCTGGTTGGTGAAGAGCGTGTACCCGGCGCCCTCCAGGTTGTCCAGGCCGTAGGGGGCGAGGAAGAACTGGCCGCCCTTGTTGGTCAGGTCCTGGCTGGATTCAGAGTAGGGGCCGTGGTCCACATACCAGACCGGCTTGGCGGCTGTCATCCTGCCCTTCTCGTCGGCGCCGATCTTGACGTTGAAGAGGAAGGGCGAGCGCTTGGGCGTGCGGATGATGTGCTCCTTCATGTCGAAACGCATGTAGACCGGCCGGCCGGTGGCGACGACGCAGGCGCCGATGTAGTGCTCGTTGGTGACGGCCACCTTGTAGCCGAAGGAGGCCCCCATGTTGTTCTCGATGATGCGGATCCTGGAAGGCGCCACCCCGAGGCCCCGGGCGATCATCATCTGATGGCGGTAGACGCAGATGCTCTTGCTCTGGATGGTGAGCCGGCCCTCGTCGTCGTAGTAGCCGAAGCCGCAGTCCGTCTCGATGGTGAGGTGGGGCTGGCGGGAGCTGTAGTAGCTCTCCTCCACGACATGGGCGGCCTTGTCCAGCAGCTTGTCTACGTTATCGCCCTTCCTGACGGGGCGCTTGTTGAAGGCGTTCCTGACGCCCTCAAGGTCCTCGATCTCGTCGTAGACCCGGGGGGCGTTGGGATTCATGGCCGATTCCACGTCAAGGAGCGGCTCCAGCTCTTCGAGATCCACCTCCACCGCCGCGGCGGCCTGGCGGGCGTGCTCCTCGGAATCGGCGCAGACGATGGCCACGGCCTCGCCCCACTGGCGGATCTTGTCGTCGGCGATGATGCGCCGCTCCCAGCCGTCGGTGGTGCAGGTGGCGGATCCCACCTGGCCGCGGATTCGGTTGGTGCCCTTGTTGGCCCTGATATCGTCGGCGGTGACCACCTTGGCCACACCGGGCATCCTCTCCGCTTCGGCGTAGTCCACCTTGAGGATCCTGGCGTGGTGGGTCTCGGGACAGACCGGCACGGCCCAGAGGGCGTTGTCGGGCAGCTTCTGCGCCACGTCGTCGCCGAAGTCCCAGGTGCCTGTCGCCTTGGCTACGGCGCTGGGACGGGGATAGGAGGTCCCCCAGACGGCGCCATCCTTGCCCAGCGTTTCGGAGAAGTCGGTCATCTCGGCCTCGCCGCGGAGCACCTTGGCCGCTTCCATGACGGCATCCACGATCTGCACGTATCCGGTGCAGCGGCAGGCGTTGCGGTTCTTCTGGAACCAGGTGCGCACGTCCTCCCTGGTGGGGGAAGGGTTCTCGTCGAGCAACGCCTTGGCGCTCATGATGAAGCCCGGCGTACAGAATC
Proteins encoded in this window:
- a CDS encoding FadR family transcriptional regulator, with protein sequence MFERMTKEKKTSFVAKQILEAIERGELRTGDKLPSEMSIIEQTGVSRTAVREALSALELMDVIERRAGDGTYVKEKNLLGQQSETVEVNNELLQMLEEIEGNNGSFQAFFARIMLEPVIAEVAVRRADDEALRRVRGIYESLRKSAEERDIKNYHSYDNDFHVALAEATNNEVMVRFLRELLSLMKIQYWRSDHVWPEEKMKRSLEDHLAIVESLEQRDADAVKKKLQAHFTTSLKIRIHNMQTMGAVNND
- a CDS encoding histidine phosphatase family protein, which translates into the protein MDDRLLYLVRHGRPVIPGGTKIYLGRKDVPLSEEGRNQAAATGRALAGIPFDALVTSGLVRADETGEIIAACRRRSLARRTVPGLQEISLGEWEGRSFGEIQAEAPDEFDRRGRELATHHPPGGESFEDLQRRVAPAIEEAFAVTGATTLCCVTHAGVLRVLFRHLLELPWRQLFAFTFDYGGVTILRPGGSPRILAVNWRPSL
- a CDS encoding nucleotidyltransferase family protein, which encodes MKTAAVILAAGYASRMGRCKSLLPLAGLPALEFAQRRLEAAGVSHTIVVTGHWREAVEPVAERLGCAAAYNERYPEGMFSSVQTGVAALPEDVEGFLLLPSDTPLARSSSYRLVMERAAQGDCDVVSPRFRSVRGHPPWISRRLVGPILEWDGHDGLRGLLRNYHDSTVVVDVADVGVHVGMNRPEEYEELAAIAGRELPTPEEEEALFEIAGTAEAVRRHSEAVAALADALAAALEGKGYPVDRVYLGAAARLHDLAKGERRHGEAAADLLTRQGFPKLAGIVADHMDLPDPVILDPPGERELLYLADKTVSGEEYVPLEERTRTKEAQFAGNAEAQTAVARRMGKAMEVREAWGRCTGLSLGDLAQNVVAVSG
- a CDS encoding transcriptional repressor is translated as METAILKRFGLRPTEAREAVLRVLYRAGRPLTNPQIRACPGMEEMDKVTLYRTLYALEEAGLVHQVQGMDGAWHFCAHRPSQKGCPGDHPHFLCTGCGRMECLTSQSLPYVEVPRGARVRGKQLVVYGLCRECAKIEDEGA
- a CDS encoding ABC transporter ATP-binding protein, with translation MADSWLEASLYHELGGFRLAVDLAMDREIGILFGPSGSGKSLTLRLLAGLGRPRRGRVVLGGATLHDSDGGVALHPSRRGIGLVFQELALFPHMTARQNVAYGLRGVSRASALGQADRWLHRLHLQGMEGRYPGELSGGQQQRVALARALAAEPALLLLDEPFSALDGPLRRSLRRTLKELHRETGVPMLYVTHQIEDVCALGDRIFFLREGTLSGSLPVESLWRGEAQDTVWQALQWGNLLEGEVIDTPGGPALRWKDRAFRLAPAVRERGERLAFIAPHDIKLLYPGVQVDPTLAPNVVEGTVVERLDMGSTVRLTVEGAGIHWHVEYPGNSYRNMETGEGARVLMAFRCRDVTVLDRRGSARDDLGGSGQEDTEEGGGMGRPAETVHARRQ
- a CDS encoding ABC transporter permease subunit is translated as MTSALLVSLKVLAVDVPLLLVLGTAIGWVLAKREFPGRRLLSFLVLLPVALPPAVLGLYLLMLFGHLPLLQELGFVFSFPAAALAALVPSLPLMVQSARVGFAAVPGEVGGAARTLGDGEFAVFRKVTLRLSRRSLAAGVALASARALGDFGVTLMLAGNIPGRTQTLPLYIFSQVEALEFAAANLAALVLTVAAVAALALVRSLEGGGYGRQLA
- a CDS encoding substrate-binding domain-containing protein, yielding MNKLSLFSLALLCFLLLMVFPVRQANAEVMAVAAGIAPAVEAVIDDFVDQGGEPFDLVKGPCGALARQMKSGAPFDIVLLSEPRWPGWMEEQGLLVDVAPFARGQLVLMAEGEAPPSWPPAPDAVVAIPEPDSTAYGLLAKQYLQERGEWVRYGDTERTAFVGGAPQAVMAVRHGAADLAFVPRSAAQKVGGAMLVLEGMTTPQVGGLAPDAGPSARAFWEFCRQPAEDATWRSMGLLPLER
- a CDS encoding DUF86 domain-containing protein; its protein translation is MPRDYLLYIDDILEAIQRIRSYVEGMDQSGFSADRKTQDAVVRNLEVIGEAARHVPAPSDGSGTEVEWRKIKAFRNVLAHEYFGVNVEIVWDVVQNKLDLLEEECVHLLERGAR
- a CDS encoding nucleotidyltransferase family protein, whose translation is MLHDAEVEMQNADVLLLYLKEHKQELRERFSVRRIGLFGSVLRGTAGPESDIDILVELERPSFDAYMDLKFYLEDIFGSPVDLVLRDSVKPRLKPIIESEVAYA
- a CDS encoding cupin domain-containing protein; this translates as MDEKTREAEGQPQLAGRIADLPLKDSQSLGGGTEKRIVFGPDRFFEDYVVRFFTLPPRAHIDTHGHHWPHYLISLHGHGQVVIDGEPRDLPADSWAHVPPHAPHAYDNLGDDPWSFLCIVPCEGDPHGKMARYRVDKRRSAGA
- a CDS encoding molybdopterin-dependent oxidoreductase, which produces MQYLKKHIVVNGQRQDVIADAGTNLARILREQLGLLGTKIGCEVGQCGACSVLMDGKLVRSCIIKWEKVPEDAQIMTIEGVGAPGKLHALQWAFVKFGAIQCGFCTPGFIMSAKALLDENPSPTREDVRTWFQKNRNACRCTGYVQIVDAVMEAAKVLRGEAEMTDFSETLGKDGAVWGTSYPRPSAVAKATGTWDFGDDVAQKLPDNALWAVPVCPETHHARILKVDYAEAERMPGVAKVVTADDIRANKGTNRIRGQVGSATCTTDGWERRIIADDKIRQWGEAVAIVCADSEEHARQAAAAVEVDLEELEPLLDVESAMNPNAPRVYDEIEDLEGVRNAFNKRPVRKGDNVDKLLDKAAHVVEESYYSSRQPHLTIETDCGFGYYDDEGRLTIQSKSICVYRHQMMIARGLGVAPSRIRIIENNMGASFGYKVAVTNEHYIGACVVATGRPVYMRFDMKEHIIRTPKRSPFLFNVKIGADEKGRMTAAKPVWYVDHGPYSESSQDLTNKGGQFFLAPYGLDNLEGAGYTLFTNQKWCGAFRAYGAPQTYLASEVAVDELAGKVGMDPLDFRELNIMQPGDTMPSGQRPEVYPLPTMIRRIRPLYEQAKKRAAANSTDTVKRGVGVAIGIYNSNDDGPDNAQSDIELTPEGVTIYNTWEDHGQGADMGCVGTAHEALKEIGIKPGQIKLVCNDTAKAPNSGAAAASRCQHMVGNAIVESCNKLLDAMRRDDGGYRTYDEMVAEGIPTYYTGEWTATIRNNDGEVQHCTGMDDETGQGYPFANHMYGVFMAEVAVDVTTGKTSVERFTLVSDVGKINNFAVVEGQLYGGIAQGIGFALTEDFLDPKKYTNLITCGLPFIEDIPDDIKLIHMETPREFGPFGASGTGELPMSAPHPAVLNGIYNACGARVRTIPATPQRVLEALKNKA